A window of Solanum stenotomum isolate F172 chromosome 3, ASM1918654v1, whole genome shotgun sequence contains these coding sequences:
- the LOC125858856 gene encoding uncharacterized protein LOC125858856, which yields MKEGKKEKFIALKNSQNDATQEEDEMAYVTKRFQKIIKKHDVFQKKASTSRAANTNDLCHKCGKPGHFMRDCPSQKQETQDFRPRKRDLVPDSARKKAHVDQLVRKALAVWGNDSSESEEDAESYEDVSMMAIKDDENVFNSIFSLMAKSDDEEDLNEVTLFDLKDDLDTLLIKNLRKLAALLIDSVDERTTENLMLNEKISLCKDENSALMSQVSEMSVRIGTLETNNIIPEEDPSTSVGGKRKLSIFEEELEEKLKILESKLVASLETNSQLRKDLSKVKEKLSHSLKWTDSSKILSNLSNQSFNGKKGLGRRPIEPHYNPHSKYVSVSDNLLCTHCGRNGHLKEKCETLRKAKEKHEKFVRSEKNDKRELKGPGPCYRFSKNTLPPWTGRFLIKPFDSYWELRLKWVPKSNK from the coding sequence ATGAAGGAGGGAAAGAAGGAGAAATTTATTGCTCTGAAAAACTCACAAAATGATGCGACTCAGGAGGAGGATGAAATGGCCTATGTTACTAAAAGGTTTCAGAAAATCATCAAGAAACATGACGTATTTCAAAAGAAGGCTTCGACCAGCAGAGCAGCAAACACAAATGACCTTTGTCATAAATGTGGCAAACCTGGTCATTTTATGAGGGACTGTCCCAGCCAGAAGCAGGAAACTCAGGACTTCAGACCTCGCaagagggacctggtcccagACAGTGCTCGGAAAAAGGCTCATGTTGATCAGTTGGTGAGAAAAGCCCTTGCTGTATGGGGAAATGATTCAAGTGAGTcagaagaagatgcagaaagtTATGAAGATGTTTCAATGATGGCTattaaagatgatgaaaatgTCTTCAATTCCATCTTCTCATTAATGGCAAAGTCTGATGATGAAGAGGATCTAAATGAGGTAACTCTTTTTGACCTTAAAGATGATCTAGATACTCTTCTcattaaaaatttgaggaaacTTGCTGCATTGCTTATTGACTCTGTTGATGAACGTACCACTGAAAACTTAATGttgaatgaaaaaataagtttgtGTAAGGATGAGAACTCTGCTCTCATGTCTCAAGTTTCTGAAATGAGTGTAAGAATAGGGACTCTAGAAACGAACAACATTATACCTGAAGAGGACCCTAGTACCTCAGTAGGTGGAAAGAGAAAGCTTAGCATCTTTGAGGAAGAACTGGAAGAAAAGCTTAAAATCCTTGAGTCCAAGTTAGTTGCTTCTCTTGAAACAAATTCTCAACTGAGAAAGGATCTGAGTAAGGTCAAGGAGAAGTTAAGTCACTCTCTAAAATGGACTGACTCTTCTAAGATACTTTCTAATCTGTCTAATCAGAGCTTCAATGGAAAGAAAGGGTTGGGACGTAGACCAatagaacctcattataatCCTCATAGCAAATATGTGTCTGTATCTGACAATTTGTTGTGCACTCACTGTGGGCGTAATGGTCATCTAAAAGAAAAGTGTGAGACTTTgagaaaagcaaaagaaaagcaTGAGAAATTTGTCAGAtctgaaaaaaatgataaaagggaactcaagggacctggtccttgTTATCGTTTCAGTAAGAACACTTTGCCCCCCTGGACAGGAAGGTTTCTTATTAAGCCCTTTGATAGTTATTGGGAACTCCGTCTGAAGTGGGTTCCCAAGTCTAATAAGTGA